One stretch of Cheilinus undulatus linkage group 5, ASM1832078v1, whole genome shotgun sequence DNA includes these proteins:
- the nkx3-1 gene encoding homeobox protein Nkx-3.1, producing MSDTVKPLTSFLIEDILSFKDGKRCNVKNCSEKMARWKEEPEMSEQTQEAATGEQTESLHASCHGSSDSSTFSSSGKHKRSRAAFTHLQVLELEKKFNHQKYLSAPERAHLASTLRLTETQVKIWFQNRRYKTKRKQQNPEFCKDICKVEGLNLRDDLVRSSLITSFCKAYQYRPYLWEYSGSWGPTLW from the exons ATGTCTGACACAGTCAAACCTCTGACCTCCTTCCTCATCGAGGACATCCTCTCCTTTAAAGACGGAAAAAGGTGTAATGTTAAAAACTGCTCTGAGAAGATGGCAAGATGGAAAGAAGAACCAgaaatgtcagagcagacacaGGAAGCAGCAACTGGAGAGCAGACAG AGTCTCTGCACGCCTCCTGTCACGGCTCTTCAGACTCCAGCACCTTCTCCTCCTCAGGCAAACATAAGCGCTCCAGAGCGGCGTTCACACACCTCCAAGTGCTTGAGCTGGAGAAGAAGTTCAACCACCAGAAGTACCTGTCTGCCCCAGAGAGAGCTCACCTGGCCAGCACCTTAAGACTGACAGAGACTCAGGTGAAAATCTGGTTTCAGAACCGTAGGTACAAAACGAAACGAAAGCAGCAAAACCCCGAGTTCtgtaaggacatttgcaaagtGGAGGGACTGAACCTGAGGGACGATTTGGTGCGATCATCGCTGATCACCTCCTTCTGCAAAGCTTACCAATACAGACCCTATTTGTGGGAATACAGTGGCTCCTGGGGGCCAACGTTGTGGTGA